In Campylobacter vulpis, a genomic segment contains:
- a CDS encoding autotransporter outer membrane beta-barrel domain-containing protein, with the protein MKKFLSLSVFCAIYSYADYQTKFPNASITLTQDETHQAQAQCYNQQCAFNYNGNNGGYALTLTGNHTLNITKQDPAGGITTPNKDIPIYFDSLIQNQSTFNIQGFDSFIGQSISLTNQSSLIFTGTNKAKNSFSTHGNIDIDNSKLTIKNTQSFTTSGIFTAKNSSTIDLQTKVLFSQDALIENSTFTANSLTIQGINRTIQGDELKLSTLTNRNSTIHIKGDVNNGYFNSGNGNKPELCAQLGTCGNGKIVNEGGSITIEGKLTNSSFDDNKNNTNSSLSIQGGSVIVKGGMENKTNSTIEFAQSGGVFGKLEVGGSGLQNNGEIKADITGINQQGNLQLITGNISGNTNIAINGGTNMTQTLSCPDGSIIVGMVGQTLTCPSSGGGGGSGGGGSGGGSGGGSNPPAKVEQLEKLVYGNSASANGRALLRSLALGDIVGISTTKFRKAKAIKNFFAVSSYNSNIMRGILDDTDKGIRMSYLSLPNASLDAMRDRELLNFHKDYEPYEFSTFASGFLGEGKGYTFGFHINHYKEAYDHLLRFELDYGYSSLHKRDDYHKASSKGNLFGVGISQHYEFDDRFSTNNRLYLGVGLFDTSRTMIFPAFNLNSTGDYNFYQLSMQNLLNYNYVYNNMLNIKPYVGLEHFYNHRSKIAEKGNAVPLESESLNAYNLDVVSGVEFSTYFEKNYLKLNAGLQGAIINTEDYQHFLAGTTKEPLRYKAPYTYKFFINTGSYFYLTPYSVVGLEGFYKNSFNKDEIGYFGGNLVFKLVF; encoded by the coding sequence ATGAAAAAATTTCTATCTTTGAGTGTGTTTTGTGCTATTTATTCTTATGCGGATTATCAAACTAAATTTCCAAATGCTAGCATTACTTTAACGCAAGATGAAACACATCAAGCTCAAGCACAATGTTATAATCAACAATGTGCCTTTAATTATAATGGTAACAATGGAGGCTATGCTTTAACCCTAACGGGCAATCATACTTTAAATATCACAAAGCAAGACCCAGCAGGAGGGATTACCACGCCAAATAAAGACATACCGATTTATTTCGATAGTCTAATTCAAAATCAATCTACTTTCAATATTCAAGGTTTTGATAGCTTTATTGGGCAAAGTATTAGCTTGACAAATCAATCTTCTCTTATATTTACAGGCACAAATAAGGCTAAAAATTCTTTCTCTACGCACGGAAATATCGATATAGACAATAGCAAATTAACGATTAAAAACACGCAGAGTTTTACAACTTCGGGCATTTTTACGGCGAAAAATAGCTCCACCATAGACTTACAAACTAAGGTTCTTTTTAGTCAAGATGCTTTAATTGAAAACAGCACTTTTACCGCAAATTCTTTAACCATACAAGGTATCAATAGGACAATACAGGGCGATGAGCTAAAACTTAGCACACTTACAAATAGAAATAGCACGATACACATCAAAGGTGATGTGAATAATGGATATTTTAACTCAGGTAATGGTAACAAACCAGAATTATGTGCCCAGCTTGGCACTTGTGGTAATGGTAAAATCGTCAATGAGGGAGGTAGCATTACCATAGAGGGAAAGCTGACAAATTCGAGTTTTGACGATAATAAAAATAATACAAATTCGAGCTTATCTATTCAGGGTGGAAGTGTCATTGTAAAAGGCGGTATGGAAAATAAAACAAATTCAACCATAGAATTTGCTCAAAGTGGCGGAGTTTTTGGAAAGCTTGAAGTAGGGGGAAGTGGGCTTCAAAATAATGGCGAAATTAAAGCCGACATTACAGGGATAAATCAGCAAGGAAATTTACAACTTATCACGGGAAATATCAGCGGTAATACAAATATAGCAATCAACGGCGGCACAAATATGACTCAAACCTTATCCTGTCCTGATGGCTCTATCATCGTAGGTATGGTAGGGCAAACGCTTACCTGTCCTAGCTCTGGAGGAGGTGGAGGCTCAGGGGGTGGAGGTTCAGGAGGTGGAAGTGGCGGTGGCTCAAATCCACCTGCTAAAGTCGAGCAACTTGAAAAGCTTGTCTATGGAAATAGTGCAAGTGCTAATGGAAGAGCCTTATTAAGAAGTCTAGCCTTAGGCGACATTGTGGGGATTTCAACGACTAAATTTAGAAAAGCTAAAGCGATAAAAAATTTCTTTGCCGTAAGTTCTTATAATTCTAATATTATGCGAGGCATTTTAGACGATACGGATAAGGGCATTAGAATGAGCTATTTATCTTTACCAAATGCTAGTTTAGATGCTATGCGAGATAGAGAGCTTTTAAATTTTCATAAGGATTATGAACCTTATGAGTTTAGCACCTTTGCTTCAGGCTTTTTAGGAGAGGGTAAGGGCTATACCTTTGGCTTTCATATCAATCACTACAAAGAGGCGTATGACCATCTTTTAAGATTTGAGTTAGATTATGGTTATAGTTCTTTACATAAAAGAGATGATTATCATAAAGCTTCATCAAAGGGCAATTTATTTGGTGTGGGAATTTCGCAACATTATGAATTTGATGATAGATTTTCTACAAATAATAGACTTTATCTTGGTGTAGGACTTTTTGACACTTCTAGGACTATGATTTTCCCAGCTTTTAATCTTAACTCAACGGGGGATTATAATTTTTATCAACTAAGCATGCAAAATTTGCTAAATTATAATTATGTTTATAATAATATGCTTAATATCAAGCCTTATGTGGGTTTGGAGCATTTTTATAATCATAGAAGTAAGATTGCAGAAAAGGGTAACGCCGTGCCTTTGGAAAGTGAAAGTTTAAATGCCTATAATTTAGATGTAGTGAGTGGAGTGGAATTTAGCACTTATTTTGAGAAAAATTATTTAAAGCTTAATGCTGGCTTACAAGGTGCAATCATTAACACAGAGGATTATCAGCACTTTTTAGCAGGGACGACAAAAGAGCCTTTAAGATATAAAGCACCTTATACTTATAAATTTTTCATCAATACAGGTTCTTATTTTTACCTCACGCCTTATTCTGTGGTCGGTTTAGAGGGTTTTTATAAAAATAGTTTTAATAAAGATGAAATAGGCTATTTTGGAGGAAATTTGGTCTTTAAGCTTGTTTTTTAA
- a CDS encoding NAD(P)-dependent alcohol dehydrogenase — MSYKILENGRVQSKGFAMLSKDAKFTPFDFTRHALGQKDILIKILYAGICHSDIHTARSEWGEATYPCVPGHEIAGEVVAVGEKVSQFRVGDYAGVGCMVNSCGECEACKQSQEQFCQRGQTIFTYNSKDIFHGGENTYGGYSNNIVVSENFAIKVPQNAPLEKVAPLLCAGITTYSPLKFSKVKEGFKVGVAGFGGLGVMAVKYALKMGASVSVFARNEKKKEEALKMGVTGFYTSTNMADIAERFDLILSTIPTFYDVSAYLDLLKFGGEFAIVGLPPHDTMPSLSVKDLVYKAGKKVYGSLIGGIKETQEMMDFSLKHAIYPETELIKPSQIDEAYEKLTNGTAKFRYVIDMRNLE, encoded by the coding sequence ATGTCATACAAGATTTTAGAAAATGGTAGGGTGCAAAGTAAGGGCTTTGCGATGTTAAGCAAGGACGCTAAATTTACACCTTTTGACTTCACGCGTCACGCCTTAGGACAAAAGGATATTTTGATTAAAATCCTTTACGCTGGAATTTGTCATAGCGACATACATACGGCAAGGAGTGAGTGGGGAGAGGCTACTTATCCTTGTGTGCCCGGACACGAAATCGCAGGTGAAGTCGTAGCTGTGGGCGAAAAAGTCAGTCAATTTAGAGTAGGTGATTATGCAGGGGTTGGTTGTATGGTAAATTCTTGCGGAGAGTGCGAGGCATGTAAGCAAAGTCAAGAGCAGTTTTGTCAAAGAGGGCAGACCATTTTTACCTACAACAGCAAGGACATCTTTCACGGCGGAGAAAACACTTATGGAGGCTATTCAAATAATATAGTCGTGAGTGAAAATTTTGCGATAAAAGTGCCACAAAATGCCCCATTAGAAAAGGTTGCGCCACTTCTTTGTGCGGGTATTACCACTTATAGTCCTTTGAAATTTAGCAAGGTTAAAGAGGGCTTTAAAGTCGGCGTGGCAGGCTTTGGAGGGCTTGGAGTAATGGCGGTTAAATACGCCTTAAAAATGGGTGCTAGTGTAAGCGTTTTTGCGAGAAATGAGAAGAAAAAAGAAGAAGCACTTAAAATGGGCGTAACAGGCTTTTACACTAGCACAAATATGGCTGATATAGCAGAAAGATTTGATTTAATCCTCTCTACAATCCCAACTTTTTATGATGTGAGTGCGTATTTAGATTTACTCAAATTTGGAGGAGAATTTGCCATAGTAGGACTTCCACCGCACGATACTATGCCAAGCCTTAGCGTAAAAGACTTAGTGTATAAAGCAGGTAAAAAGGTTTATGGCTCACTCATAGGGGGCATTAAAGAAACGCAAGAGATGATGGACTTTTCACTCAAGCACGCAATTTACCCAGAAACAGAGCTTATCAAACCCTCTCAAATCGATGAGGCTTATGAAAAACTCACAAATGGCACAGCAAAATTCCGCTATGTAATTGATATGAGGAATTTAGAGTAG
- a CDS encoding RICIN domain-containing protein: protein MRKILISILFFASFVFAENPGEGDLQDFTQIFSLRSLENGIVLSVFRDSTELLHQNWRLRELVLSSQLRAKDKMADKAPFGYVQFVTPTQDDTCMAILPSGFFGAKSCSRDLEEGALETVFSIMPTTTSAVQIRSLVLNSNECIGTFFNPNVPIEKRFGLKRCTFDPFSVIVPEDLMIITPPLLKANVL, encoded by the coding sequence ATGAGAAAAATTTTAATATCAATCTTATTTTTTGCAAGCTTTGTTTTTGCAGAAAATCCGGGCGAGGGGGATTTACAGGATTTTACGCAAATTTTTTCCTTGCGTAGTTTAGAAAATGGCATAGTTTTAAGCGTATTTAGAGATAGCACGGAGCTTTTACATCAAAATTGGCGTTTAAGAGAGCTTGTTTTAAGCTCACAGCTTAGGGCTAAGGATAAAATGGCAGACAAAGCACCCTTTGGCTATGTGCAGTTTGTAACTCCTACGCAAGATGATACTTGTATGGCGATTTTGCCTAGTGGTTTTTTTGGAGCTAAGTCTTGCTCAAGGGACTTAGAAGAAGGAGCTTTAGAGACGGTTTTTTCTATTATGCCTACAACCACTTCGGCGGTGCAAATTCGCTCTTTAGTGCTAAATTCTAATGAATGTATAGGCACTTTTTTTAATCCTAATGTCCCCATAGAAAAGCGTTTTGGGCTGAAGCGTTGCACCTTTGATCCTTTTTCGGTTATTGTGCCCGAAGATTTGATGATTATTACTCCGCCTCTGCTTAAAGCTAATGTTTTATAA
- a CDS encoding cytolethal distending toxin subunit B family protein encodes MKKIVIFLFLTLSFLWADLEKYNVGTWNLQGSSAASESKWSVSIRQLITGDNPLDILMVQEAGVLPNSAMMTGRMVQPGGIPIHEYVWNLGSNSRPNSVYIYYSRVDVGANRVNLAIVSRVQADEVFVLPPPTTASRPIIGIRIGNDAFFSIHALARGGNDAGAIITAVDNFFRNRPNINWMIAGDFNRPPDTLLRLVDFDVANHVNIVSPSSFTQVSGGTLDYAVTGNSNRREPYTAPLLSAILMLANLRTHLVSDHFPVNFRKF; translated from the coding sequence ATGAAAAAAATTGTAATATTTTTGTTTTTAACGCTAAGTTTTCTTTGGGCAGATTTGGAAAAATATAATGTCGGCACTTGGAATTTACAAGGCTCATCAGCAGCAAGCGAAAGCAAATGGAGTGTGAGCATACGCCAACTTATCACAGGTGATAATCCCTTAGATATTTTAATGGTGCAAGAAGCAGGAGTTTTACCAAATTCGGCAATGATGACAGGTAGAATGGTGCAGCCGGGTGGCATTCCCATTCACGAGTATGTTTGGAATTTAGGCTCAAATTCGCGTCCAAATTCTGTTTATATTTATTATTCTCGTGTTGATGTGGGAGCAAACCGCGTGAATTTAGCCATAGTAAGCCGCGTTCAAGCTGATGAAGTCTTTGTTTTACCTCCTCCTACCACTGCTTCACGACCTATTATAGGCATACGCATAGGAAATGATGCTTTTTTCTCCATACACGCTCTTGCTAGAGGAGGTAATGATGCGGGTGCTATTATCACTGCTGTGGATAATTTTTTTAGAAACCGCCCTAACATTAACTGGATGATAGCTGGGGATTTTAACAGACCACCTGATACGCTTTTAAGATTAGTCGATTTTGATGTGGCTAATCATGTTAATATCGTCTCTCCATCAAGCTTCACGCAGGTAAGTGGAGGAACTCTTGATTACGCAGTTACGGGAAATTCAAACAGAAGAGAGCCTTATACCGCACCGCTTTTGAGTGCAATTTTGATGTTGGCAAATTTAAGAACGCATTTAGTATCTGACCATTTTCCTGTTAATTTTAGGAAATTTTAA
- a CDS encoding cytolethal distending toxin subunit A/C: MQKLLKFGILLFVLFALSACGTKEINPLGSSFGAKDDSDPLKLGANPTFPAKQKTPALIEGRELVPQTNVVPLPRPILGSSGDSPLTSDFMSILGPSGAALTVWALAQGNWIWGYTLLDSKSFGDARVWQLLIRPDNIVLIKNAKTLTCLNAYKNGIVHFSCDASNPAQLWKLRPMDNGAVQIQNIATQKCIQAPIDNPLGDFKVFSIFISECQNKQNLDQQWYLTTPPFKAQPLYRER, encoded by the coding sequence ATGCAAAAGTTGCTGAAATTTGGAATTTTATTATTCGTCTTATTTGCACTGAGTGCTTGTGGGACAAAGGAAATTAACCCACTTGGTTCTTCTTTTGGCGCGAAAGATGATAGCGATCCTTTAAAACTTGGGGCAAATCCTACCTTTCCAGCCAAACAGAAAACTCCCGCTCTCATCGAGGGGCGTGAGCTTGTCCCACAAACTAATGTCGTCCCCTTACCACGCCCTATTTTAGGCTCATCAGGAGATAGTCCTTTAACAAGTGATTTTATGAGTATTTTAGGACCTAGCGGGGCGGCTTTGACCGTGTGGGCTCTGGCACAGGGGAATTGGATTTGGGGTTATACTTTACTCGATAGTAAAAGTTTTGGCGATGCGAGAGTATGGCAGCTACTCATAAGACCGGATAATATTGTCCTAATTAAAAATGCGAAAACTTTAACTTGTCTTAACGCTTATAAAAATGGCATAGTGCATTTTTCTTGCGATGCGAGCAATCCTGCTCAGCTTTGGAAACTAAGACCTATGGATAATGGAGCCGTGCAAATTCAAAATATTGCCACTCAAAAATGTATCCAAGCACCTATTGATAATCCTTTAGGTGATTTTAAGGTATTTAGCATTTTTATCAGTGAATGTCAAAATAAACAAAATTTAGACCAGCAGTGGTATCTTACCACTCCGCCTTTTAAGGCACAACCTTTATATAGGGAGAGATAA
- a CDS encoding DUF4492 domain-containing protein, translating to MALRFIFKIFDFYKEGFKNLTLGKTLWKIIFIKLFVILIILKLFIFDVNFKSLYKDDVSKTNFVIQNLISKEN from the coding sequence ATGGCTTTGCGTTTTATTTTTAAAATTTTTGATTTTTATAAGGAGGGCTTTAAAAATTTAACTCTGGGCAAAACCCTTTGGAAAATTATCTTTATAAAGCTTTTTGTGATTCTTATTATCCTCAAACTTTTTATTTTCGATGTGAATTTTAAAAGTCTTTATAAGGACGATGTAAGCAAAACAAATTTCGTAATACAAAATCTCATCTCAAAGGAAAATTAA